In Comamonas sp. lk, the following proteins share a genomic window:
- the speG gene encoding spermidine N1-acetyltransferase translates to MTTSIQLRPLEREDLRFVHHLDNNASIMRYWFEEPYATFDELTSLYESHVHDQTERRFVVEHEGARGGLVELVEINLIHRRAEFQIIVAPDQQGKGIATRATRLALDYGFKVLNLHKIFLHVDQENAKAIHIYTKIGFQPEGELVDEFFSNGQYRSVLRMYMLQKSYLK, encoded by the coding sequence ATGACGACATCCATTCAACTAAGACCGTTGGAGCGCGAAGATTTGCGTTTTGTGCATCATTTGGATAACAACGCCAGCATCATGCGGTACTGGTTTGAAGAGCCTTACGCGACCTTCGATGAGCTGACCAGCCTGTATGAATCTCACGTTCATGATCAAACTGAACGTCGCTTTGTGGTTGAGCACGAAGGGGCGCGAGGGGGGTTGGTAGAGTTGGTGGAAATCAACCTGATACATCGCCGTGCGGAATTCCAAATCATTGTTGCTCCTGATCAACAGGGCAAGGGGATTGCAACCCGTGCTACCCGCTTGGCACTTGACTATGGCTTTAAGGTTCTAAATCTGCACAAGATTTTTTTACATGTGGACCAGGAGAACGCAAAGGCTATCCATATTTATACAAAAATTGGATTTCAACCGGAAGGTGAACTGGTCGATGAGTTTTTTTCCAACGGCCAATATCGCAGCGTGCTGCGTATGTACATGCTGCAAAAGAGTTACCTGAAATAA
- a CDS encoding LysR family transcriptional regulator, translating to MDQIQAMRLFARVVEAGTFTRAADSLQLPKGTVTKHIQALEARLRVKLLNRTTRRVTVTADGAAYYDRVVRLLADFDDMEASLSQARATPRGRLRVDVGTSMARLLIIPHLAEFQARYPDIQLDLGVSDRTVDLIGDNVDCVIRGGELADQSLVARRIGNLEFVTVASPSYLAHHGTPLHPLELERGHRNIIYFSPVSMRRYPLEFHRSGEVLEIGSPAQLAVNEANAYVAALVAGQGVGQITTFQAREHLERGELVQLLPEWGQPLLPVYVVYPPNRHLSAKVRAFVDWAAELFVQHPHLQRTAS from the coding sequence ATGGACCAAATCCAGGCCATGCGCCTGTTTGCGCGGGTGGTCGAAGCCGGCACGTTCACGCGCGCGGCCGATTCGCTGCAGTTGCCCAAGGGCACGGTAACCAAACACATCCAGGCCCTGGAGGCCCGTCTGCGCGTGAAGCTGCTCAACCGCACCACCCGCCGGGTCACGGTCACGGCCGACGGCGCGGCCTACTACGACCGCGTCGTGCGCCTGCTGGCCGATTTCGACGATATGGAAGCCAGCCTAAGCCAGGCGCGTGCCACACCGCGCGGACGCTTGCGCGTGGACGTGGGCACCTCCATGGCCCGTCTGCTCATCATTCCGCACCTGGCCGAGTTTCAGGCGCGCTACCCGGACATCCAGCTGGACCTGGGCGTGAGCGACCGCACCGTGGACCTGATTGGCGACAACGTGGATTGCGTAATCCGCGGCGGCGAGCTGGCAGACCAATCCTTGGTGGCGCGGCGCATCGGCAATCTGGAATTCGTCACCGTGGCCTCACCAAGCTACCTGGCGCACCACGGCACGCCACTGCATCCACTGGAGCTGGAGCGAGGCCACCGTAACATCATTTATTTTTCGCCCGTGTCCATGCGCCGCTATCCGCTGGAATTTCACCGCAGCGGCGAGGTGCTGGAGATCGGCAGCCCGGCACAGTTGGCCGTGAACGAAGCCAATGCCTATGTGGCGGCCTTGGTCGCAGGCCAAGGCGTGGGCCAGATCACCACTTTTCAGGCCCGTGAGCACCTGGAGCGTGGCGAACTGGTACAGCTGCTGCCCGAATGGGGCCAACCCCTGCTGCCTGTCTACGTGGTCTACCCGCCCAACCGTCACCTCAGCGCCAAGGTGCGGGCCTTTGTTGACTGGGCGGCCGAGTTGTTCGTGCAACACCCCCACCTGCAACGTACAGCCTCCTGA
- a CDS encoding alpha/beta hydrolase has protein sequence MSTTPAASSLPSIRTDSTIQVAGQEVAVRVYGKKPAGQVHPLVVHFHGGAFVSGDLDNGCTVASLLEAAGARVVSVAYPLSPFPQPLETGYAVLQWAYKQRTRLAGHGALVYLAGEEAGGNLAAGVALMARDQSHPPLAGQILLSPMLDPCVGTASLRAATGTATACKWADGWFKFLGCTRDAEHPYAVPGAAQRLAGLPPSLVMVGSEDPMHDEALAYADRLEAAGLSVTRHVFNQAEQWPDALLQPGAPVCPCADEVQTQIRHFFEATRCRPPP, from the coding sequence ATGTCCACTACACCTGCTGCCTCGTCGCTACCATCCATCCGCACCGACTCCACTATCCAAGTGGCCGGGCAGGAGGTGGCTGTACGTGTCTACGGCAAGAAACCGGCAGGCCAGGTACACCCCCTGGTCGTGCATTTCCACGGCGGCGCCTTTGTCTCGGGCGACCTGGACAACGGCTGCACCGTGGCCAGCTTGCTCGAGGCGGCTGGCGCCCGCGTGGTCTCCGTGGCCTATCCGCTGTCACCTTTTCCCCAGCCATTGGAAACCGGCTATGCCGTGCTGCAGTGGGCCTACAAGCAGCGCACGCGGCTGGCCGGTCACGGCGCTCTGGTCTACCTGGCGGGAGAGGAGGCCGGCGGTAACCTGGCCGCCGGCGTAGCCCTGATGGCACGCGACCAATCGCACCCGCCACTGGCCGGGCAGATTTTGCTCTCGCCCATGCTCGACCCCTGCGTGGGCACGGCCTCGCTGCGAGCGGCAACGGGCACGGCCACGGCCTGCAAGTGGGCCGATGGCTGGTTCAAATTCTTGGGCTGCACCCGCGACGCCGAACACCCTTATGCCGTGCCCGGTGCCGCCCAGCGCCTGGCGGGCCTGCCGCCCAGCCTGGTCATGGTGGGCAGCGAGGACCCCATGCACGACGAGGCCCTGGCCTATGCGGACCGGCTTGAAGCCGCTGGCCTGTCGGTAACCCGCCATGTATTCAACCAGGCGGAGCAATGGCCCGACGCGCTGCTGCAGCCCGGCGCGCCAGTCTGCCCTTGTGCGGACGAAGTGCAAACGCAGATTCGACACTTCTTCGAGGCCACACGATGTCGCCCACCCCCTTGA